A section of the Larus michahellis chromosome 1, bLarMic1.1, whole genome shotgun sequence genome encodes:
- the LOC141739422 gene encoding histone H3 — protein sequence MARTKQTARKSTGGKAPRKQLATKAARKSAPATGGVKKPHRYRPGTVALREIRRYQKSTELLIRKLPFQRLVREIAQDFKTDLRFQSSAVMALQEASEAYLVGLFEDTNLCAIHAKRVTIMPKDIQLARRIRGERA from the coding sequence ATGGCGCGTACGAAGCAGACAGCGCGTAAGTCGACAGGCGGGAAGGCGCCCCGCAAGCAGCTGGCCACCAAGGCGGCCCGCAAGAGCGCGCCGGCCACGGGCGGCGTGAAGAAGCCGCACCGCTACCGGCCCGGCACGGTGGCGCTGCGCGAGATCCGGCGCTACCAGAAGTCGACGGAGCTGCTGATCCGCAAGCTGCCCTTCCAGCGCCTGGTGCGCGAGATCGCGCAGGACTTCAAGACCGACCTGCGCTTCCAGAGCTCGGCCGTCATGGCGCTGCAGGAGGCCAGCGAGGCCTACCTGGTGGGGCTCTTCGAGGACACCAACCTCTGCGCCATCCACGCCAAGCGTGTCACCATCATGCCCAAGGACATCCAGCTGGCCCGACGCATCCGCGGC
- the LOC141737722 gene encoding histone H3: protein MARTKQTARKSTGGKAPRKQLATKAARKSAPATGGVKKPHRYRPGTVALREIRRYQKSTELLIRKLPFQRLVREIAQDFKTDLRFQSSAVMALQEASEAYLVGLFEDTNLCAIHAKRVTIMPKDIQLARRIRGERA from the coding sequence ATGGCGCGCACAAAGCAGACAGCGCGTAAGTCGACAGGCGGGAAGGCGCCCCGCAAGCAGCTGGCCACCAAGGCGGCCCGCAAGAGCGCGCCGGCCACGGGCGGCGTGAAGAAGCCGCACCGCTACCGGCCCGGCACGGTGGCGCTGCGCGAGATCCGGCGCTACCAGAAGTCGACGGAGCTGCTGATCCGCAAGCTGCCCTTCCAGCGCCTGGTGCGCGAGATCGCGCAGGACTTCAAGACCGACCTGCGCTTCCAGAGCTCGGCCGTCATGGCGCTGCAGGAGGCCAGCGAGGCCTACCTGGTGGGGCTCTTCGAGGACACCAACCTCTGCGCCATCCACGCCAAGCGTGTCACCATCATGCCCAAGGACATCCAGCTGGCCCGACGCATCCGCGGCGAGCGCGCCTGA
- the LOC141737723 gene encoding histone H4: protein MSGRGKGGKGLGKGGAKRHRKVLRDNIQGITKPAIRRLARRGGVKRISGLIYEETRGVLKVFLENVIRDAVTYTEHAKRKTVTAMDVVYALKRQGRTLYGFGG, encoded by the coding sequence ATGTCTGGCAGAGGCAAGGGCGGGAAGGGGCTCGGCAAAGGGGGTGCTAAACGCCACCGTAAGGTGCTGCGCGACAACATCCAGGGCATCACTAAGCCGGCCATCCGCCGCCTGGCTCGGCGCGGCGGCGTCAAGCGCATCTCGGGGCTCATCTACGAGGAGACGCGCGGCGTTCTCAAGGTCTTTCTGGAGAACGTGATCCGCGACGCCGTCACCTACACCGAGCACGCCAAGAGGAAGACGGTCACGGCCATGGACGTGGTGTACGCTCTCAAGCGACAGGGGCGCACCCTCTATGGCTTTGGCGGCTAA
- the LOC141737724 gene encoding histone H2A-IV, translated as MSGRGKQGGKARAKAKSRSSRAGLQFPVGRVHRLLRKGNYAERVGAGAPVYLAAVLEYLTAEILELAGNAARDNKKTRIIPRHLQLAIRNDEELNKLLGKVTIAQGGVLPNIQAVLLPKKTDSHKAKAK; from the coding sequence ATGTCTGGCCGCGGGAAGCAGGGCGGGAAGGCGCGGGCCAAGGCCAAGTCGCGCTCGTCGCGGGCCGGGCTGCAGTTCCCCGTGGGCCGCGTGCACCGTCTGCTGCGCAAGGGCAACTACGCGGAGCGGGTGGGCGCCGGCGCGCCGGTGTACCTGGCGGCCGTGCTGGAGTACCTGACGGCCGAGATCCTGGAGCTGGCGGGCAACGCGGCCCGCGACAACAAGAAGACGCGCATCATCCCCCGCCACCTGCAGCTGGCCATCCGCAACGACGAGGAGCTCAACAAGCTGCTGGGCAAGGTGACGATCGCGCAGGGCGGGGTGCTGCCCAACATCCAGGCCGTGCTGCTGCCCAAGAAGACCGACAGCCACAAGGCTAaagccaagtaa
- the LOC141739434 gene encoding histone H2B 8 translates to MPEPAKSAPAPKKGSKKAVTKTQKKGDKKRRKTRKESYSIYVYKVLKQVHPDTGISSKAMGIMNSFVNDIFERIAGEASRLAHYNKRSTITSREIQTAVRLLLPGELAKHAVSEGTKAVTKYTSSK, encoded by the coding sequence ATGCCGGAACCAGCCAAATCCGCTCCTGCTCCGAAGAAGGGCTCCAAGAAAGCTGTTACCAAGACGCAGAAGAAGGGTGACAAGAAACGTAGAAAGACAAGGAAGGAGAGCTACTCCATCTACGTGTAcaaggtgctgaagcaggtgcACCCCGACACGGGCATCTCGTCCAAGGCCATGGGCATCATGAACTCCTTCGTCAACGACATCTTCGAGCGCATCGCCGGCGAGGCCTCGCGCCTGGCGCACTACAACAAGCGCTCCACCATCACCTCGCGGGAGATCCAGACGGCCGTGCGGCTCCTGCTGCCCGGCGAGCTGGCCAAGCATGCCGTCTCCGAGGGCACCAAGGCTGTCACCAAGTACACCAGCTCCAAGTAG
- the LOC141739432 gene encoding histone H3 gives MARTKQTARKSTGGKAPRKQLATKAARKSAPATGGVKKPHRYRPGTVALREIRRYQKSTELLIRKLPFQRLVREIAQDFKTDLRFQSSAVMALQEASEAYLVGLFEDTNLCAIHAKRVTIMPKDIQLARRIRGERA, from the coding sequence ATGGCGCGTACGAAGCAGACAGCGCGTAAGTCAACGGGCGGGAAGGCGCCCCGCAAGCAGCTGGCCACCAAGGCGGCCCGCAAGAGCGCGCCGGCCACGGGCGGCGTGAAGAAGCCGCACCGCTACCGGCCCGGTACGGTGGCGCTGCGCGAGATCCGGCGCTACCAGAAGTCGACGGAGCTGCTGATCCGCAAGCTGCCCTTCCAGCGCCTGGTGCGCGAGATTGCGCAGGACTTCAAGACCGACCTGCGCTTCCAGAGCTCGGCCGTCATGGCGCTGCAGGAGGCCAGTGAGGCCTACCTGGTGGGGCTCTTCGAGGACACCAACCTCTGCGCCATCCACGCCAAGCGTGTCACCATCATGCCCAAGGACATCCAGCTGGCCCGACGCATCCGCGGCGAGCGCGCTTAA